Genomic DNA from Streptomyces sp. PCS3-D2:
CGGCGGGCTCCGTGCACGAGGAGTTCTCCCGCCGGGCCCGCCTGCACCCGGACGCGGTGGCCCTCTTCTCGGGCCCGGACGAGATCACGTACGGGGAGCTGGACCGGCGGGCGGACCGGCTGGCCCGGCGGCTGGCCGGGTACGGGGTCGGCACCGAGACCCCGGTCGGCGTGCTGATGGCCCGCTCCCCCGAGGTCGTCGTCGCGATGCTGGCCGTCCTGAAGGCGGGCGGGGCGTACGTGCCGCTGCACACCGGGTACCCGGCCGCGCGCATGCAGAGGATCCTGTCCGATGCGGGCTGCTCCGTCCTGCTGGTCGACGAGGCCTTCGCCCCGCTCGGCCTGGAGTGCGCCCGCACGGTCCTGGTCACGGCGGCGGACACCGCCGGGGCGGACGCGCGGGACGCGGAGTTCACGGCCGCGTCGTGCCCGCCCGGGCAGCTCGCCTACCTGATGCACACCTCGGGCTCGACCGGCGAGCCCAAGGGCGTCGCCGTCACCCACCGGGACGTCCTGGCCCTGGTGGCCGACCGGGGCTGGCACACCCGGGGCGCCGAGCGCGTCCTGTTCCACGCGCCGCACGCGTTCGACATCGCCGACTACGAGCTGTGGGTGGCGCTGCTGTCGGGTTGGCAGGTCGTCGTCGCCCCCGAGGGCGAGCCCACGGCCGCCGCGCTGGGCGCCCTGATCCGCGGGGCGGGCATCACCGCCGTGCACCTGACGGCCGGTCTGTTCCGTGTGGTCGCCGAGGAGGACCCGGGCCTGCTGGCCGGCGTCCGCGAGGTGCTGACCGGCGGCGACGTCGTCAGCCCCGCCGCGGTCCGGGCCGTGCTGGCCGCCTGCCCGGACACCGTGGTCCGCCACCTGTACGGGCCCACCGAGGCGACCCTGTGCGCGACCAGCCACCTGATCGCCGGCGCCTCGGACGCCGACGGCCCGGTGCCGATCGGCCGCCCCCTGGACGGGACCCGTGCGTACGTGCTGGACGAGCGGCTGCGGCTGGTGCCGCCGGGCACCCCGGGCGAGCTGTACCTGGCCGGTGCCGGAGTCGCGCGCGGCTACCAGCGGCGGCCCGCGGCCACCGCCGAGCGGTTCGTCGCCGATCCGTTCGGCGCGCCCGCCACCCGCATGTACCGCACCGGCGACCGCGCCCGGTGGCGGGCCGACGGGCTGCTGGAGTTCCTCGGCCGGTCCGACGAGCAGGTGAAGGTCCGCGGCTTCCGCGTGGAGCCCGGTGAGGTCGAGGCCGCGCTGGCCGCATCCCCGGGGGTCCGCCAGGCCGTGGTCGCCGTACGGGCCGCCGCGGACGGTGAGAAGCGGCTGGCCGGTTACGTGGTCGGGGAGGTGTCCGGGCCCGCGGTGCGACGCCGGCTGGAGCGGCTGCTGCCGGACTACATGCTGCCCTCGTACGTCCTGGTCCTGGACGCGCTGCCGCTGACCCCCAACGGCAAGGTGGACTACCGGGCCCTGCCCGAGCCCGCGCTGCCCGCTTCCGGCGGACGTGCCCCCCGTACCCCCCGGGAGGAGATCCTGGCCGGGCTCTTCGCCGAGGTGCTCGGCCTCGACGCGGTCGCCGCCGACGCCGGCTTCTTCGACCTGGGCGGCCACTCGCTGCTGGCGACCCGGCTGGTCAGCCGGATCCGTACGGCCCTCGGGGTCGAGCTGGCGCTGCGCGACGTCTTCCGCGCGCAGACCGTGGCCGCCCTCGCGGAGCTGGCCGGGAGCGCCGACCGGGCGCGGCCGCCGCTGCGCCGTGCGGAGCCGGGGCAGGGCGCGCCGCTGTCCCCGGCGCAGCACCGCCTGTGGTTCGCGCATCAGGCAGAGGGCCCGTCCGGCCACCACAACGTGCCCTTCGCCTACCGGTTGAGCGGTCCGCTGGACGCGCCGGCGCTGCGTGCGGCGCTGGGCGACGTGGTGGCCCGGCACGAGGTGCTGCGGACCGTCTTCGACGAGTGCGGGGGCGAGCCGGTGGTCCGGCTGCTGGAGGGCGCGGCCGCCGAGGTGCCGCTGGAGGTCCTCGCGGTCACGGAGGCCGGTGCCGTCGCGGACGCGGTCCGGGAGGTGACGGGGCACCGCTTCGACATCGCGGTCGAACTCCCTCTGCGGGCCCGGTTGCTGGAGCTGGGGCGACAGGAGTGGGTGCTCGTGCTCGTGGTGCACCACATCGCCACCGACGGCTGGTCCTGGGGGCCGCTGCTGACCGACCTGGCCACCGCCTACGCCGCCCGGTGCGCGGGCGCGGCGCCCGCCTTCGAGCCGCTGCCCGTGCAGTACCGGGACCACACCGTCTGGCAGCGGTCCGTGCTCGGCACGCCGGGCGCCCCGGACGCGCTGATCACCCGCCAGCTCGAATTCTGGGTCGAGGAACTGGCCGGCACCCCGGCCGAGCTCGCCCTGCCCTACGACCGGCCCCGCCCGGACGTGGCGAGCTTCGCGGGCGGCTCGGTCCCCCTGGAGCTGGACGCGCAGCTGCACGGACGACTGCTCGAACTGGCCCGGCAGCACGGCTGCACCCTCTTCATGGTCCTCCAAGCCGGCCTGTCCGTCCTCCTGTCCCGCCTCGGAGCCGGCACCGACATTCCCATCGGAACCGTCGTCGCCGGCCGCACGGACGAAGCACTCGACGACCTCGTCGGCTTCTTCGTCAACACCCTCGTCCTGCGCACCGACCTCTCCGGCGACCCGACCTTCACCGACCTCCTGGAGCGGGTGCGGGAGACCGACCTCGCCGCCTACGCCCACCAGGAGGTGCCCTTCGAGCAGGTCGTCCTGGGGGTGAACCCGGAGCGGTCCCTCGCCCGGCACCCGCTCTTCCAGGTGCTGCTCCAGGTCCAGAACGAGCCGCCCGCCCTGCCCCGCCTGACGGGCCTCACGGCCCGGCCGCACCCTGTCGAGTGGGCGGTGTCCAAGTTCGACCTCGGCGTGGACCTCGGGGAGCGGCGCGCCGCCGACGGCACCCCGCTGGGCCTCACCGGCGAACTGACCTACGCCAGCGAGCTGTTCGACCGAACGAGCGTGGAACGGCTGGCGGCGGACCTGGCCCTGGTGCTGCGCGGTCTCGCGGCCGCCCCGGACCGGGCGGTCGGATCGGTCGACGGCCCGGCTCCGCACACGGCCGCCCCCGCCGCGCCCGAGCCGGCCGAGGACCCGGGCGGCAGCACCGAGGACCGTGTCCGCGCCCTGTACGCCGAGGTCCTGGGCCGGAACGAGGTCGGCCCGGACGACAACTTCTTCGCCCTGGGCGGCCACTCCCTCCTCGTCACCCGGCTGATCAGCCGGATCCGGGCCGATCTCGGCCGGGAGCTGAAGATCCGCCAGCTCTTCCAGCACCCGACCCCGGCCCGCACCGCCGCCCTGCTCACCGACGCGCCGAAGGCCCGTCCCACGCTCCGGCGCGCCGCCGATGCCTGAGCCGACTCCCCGCCCCCGCACCACCCCGCACGCCCCTGGAGGTCCTGTGTTCCCCGTATCGTCCGCCCAGCGGCGGCTGTGGTTCCTCAGCCGGCTCGGCGAGACCGGCGCCGCCTACAACTGCCCGCTCACCACCCGACTGCGCGGTCCCCTGGACCCGCAGGCGCTGACCGCGGCCCTCGGCGATCTGACCGGGCGCCACGAGGTGCTGCGGACGGTCTTCCCCGAGGTGGACGGCGAGCCCGTGCAACACATCACCGACGCGGCGCCGGAGCTGCCCCTGGTCCGCCTCGGCGAGCCCGAGCTCGCCGACGCGCTGGCCGCCGAGGCCGGGCACGTCTTCGACATCACCACCGAACTCCCACTGCGAGCACGCCTGTTCGCCCTGGACGACGAGGAGTGGGTGCTAGCGCTGGTGATCCACCACATCGCCACGGACGGCTGGTCCTGGGGGCCGCTGCTGACCGACCTGGCCACCGCCTACGCCGCCCGGTGCGCAGGCGCGGCGCCCGCCTTCGAGCCGCTGCCCGTGCAGTACCGGGACTACACGCTGTGGCAGCGCGAGCTGCTGGGCGCCGAGGACGACCCGGAGAGCCTGCTCGCCGCGCAACTCGCCTTCTGGACGCGGGAACTGGCCGGCACCCCGGCCGAACTGGCGCTGCCCGCCGACCGGCCGCGCCCGCAGGTGGCGAGCTTCGCCGGCGGCTCGGTCCCCCTGGAGCTGGACGCGCAGCTGCACGGACGACTGCTCGAACTGGCCCGGCAGCACGGCTGCACCCTCTTCATGGTCCTCCAAGCCGGCCTGTCCGTCCTCCTGTCCCGCCTCGGAGCCGGCACCGACATCCCCATCGGAACCGTCGTCGCCGGCCGCACGGACGAAGCACTCGACGACCTCGTCGGCTTCTTCGTCAACACCCTCGTCCTGCGCACCGACCTCTCCGGCGACCCGACCTTCACCGACCTCCTGGAGCGGGTGCGGGAAAGCGACCTCGCCGCCTTCGAGCACCAGGAGGTGCCCTTCGAGCAGGTCGTCGAGGCGGTCAACCCCGAACGGTCCCTCGGCCGCCACCCTCTCTTCCAGGTGATGATGACCCTGGACAGCGGCGCGGGGCCCGTCTTCACCCTGCCCGGCCTGGAGTCCGCGGAGCAGCCCGCCGCCTGGGACGTCGCCAAGTTCGACCTCACCGCCGACTTCCAGGAGCAGTGGGACGCGGGCGGCGCCCCGGCCGGGATCGGCGGATCCCTGGAATATGCGACGGACCTGTTCGACCGGGCCACGGCCGAGGACCTCGCGGCCGCCCTCGCCCGGGTGCTGGAGCGCCTCGCCGCCGACCCCGCCGCGCCCGTCGGGCGGACCGACCCGCTCTCCGTCGAGCAGCGCGCGCTGGTCCTCTCCGGCTGGAACGACACGGCCGCGCCGGTGCCTGCGGGGACCCTGCCCGAGCTGTTCGAGGAGCGGGCCGCCCGCACCCCCGGTGCGACCGCCCTGGTCTTCCGGGACACCGCGCTGACCTTCGCCGAGCTCGACGGCCGCGCCGACGCGCTGGCGCACCGGCTCGCCGGGCACGGGGTCGGCCCGGAACACCTGGTGGCCCTGGCCCTGCCCCGGTCCGCCGACTCCGTCGTGGCGCTGCTCGCCGTACTCAAGGCGGGCGCCGCCTTCGTCCCCGTCGACACCGACTACCCGGCCGAGCGGATCGCGCACCTGCTGTCCACCACGACCACCGTCGTCACCGACGCCGCGACCGCCCCGGGGCTCCCGGACACCGGCGGCGTCCGCATCCTCGTCGACGCGCCGGGCGCGGCCCCGGCGGGCTCCGCCGGCCCCGTCCCGGGCCGCCGGCTGCTGCCCGGCAGCGCCGCTTACGTGATCCACACCTCGGGGTCGACCGGCGAGCCCAAGGGCGTCGTCATCGACCATGCGGGGCTGCGCAACCTGTACGCCTTCCACCGGGCCGGGGTCATCGCCCGCGCGGAGGAGCTGCACGACGGCCGCCGGATGCGGATGGCGCTGACGGCCGCGCTCTCCTTCGACACGTCGTGGGAGGGGCTGCTGTGGATGGTGGCCGGCCACGAGCTCCATCTCGTGGACGACGACACCCGCCGCGACGCGGCCGCGCTGGTCCGGCACATCGCCCGCGCCGGCATCGATGCCCTCGACGTCACCCCGACCTACGCCGAACAGCTCGTCGAGGAGGGCCTGCTGGACGATCCCGTACACCGGCCCAAGGTGCTGCTGCTCGGCGGCGAGGCGGCGGGCGCGGCCCTGTGGACGCGGGTCCGGGCCGCCGACGGGATGCTCTGCCACAACCTGTACGGGCCCACCGAGTGCAGCGTCGACACCCTGTGGTGGGACGCCGCCGCCAGCGAGGAGCCGCTGGTGGGCCGCCCGCTCGCCAACACCCGGGCGTACGTGCTGGATGCCGGGCTGCAGCCGGTCGCCCCGGGCGTCCCGGGCGAGCTGTACCTGGCCGGGCCGAGCCTGGCCCGCGGCTACCTGAACCGGCCGGCGCTCACCGCGGGCCGCTTCGTGGCCTGCCCGTTCGAGGACGGCGCTCGCATGTACCGCACCGGCGACCTCGTCCGCTGGGACCGCGAGGGCCGCATCGAGTACCTCGGCCGCGCCGACGACCAGGTCAAGATCCGCGGCTTCCGCATCGAACCCGGCGAGATCGAGGCCTGCCTGCGGGCCTTCCCGGACGTGGCACAGGCCGCGGTGCTCGCCCGTGACGGCGGCCCCGCCGGGAAGCGCCTGGTGGCGTACGTGGTGGCGGCCGCGGGGCGCAGCGCCGACCCGGCCGCGCTGCGCGGGCGGCTCGCCGCGCAGCTGCCGGACCACATGGTGCCCTCGGCCTTCGTGGTCCTGGACGCCTTCCCGATGAACCGGAACGGCAAGCTGGACCGGGCGGCGCTGCCCGCACCGGACTTCGGCGCGCTGCTGTCCTCCTGCGCCCCGCGCGGGCCCCGCGAGGAGCTCCTGGCGGAGCTGTTCGCGCAGGTGCTGGGGCTGCCGTCGGTGGGCGCCGAGGACAGCTTCTTCGAGCTGGGCGGCCATTCGCTGCTCGCGACCCGGCTGCTCTCCCGGATCCGGGCCGTCCTCGGCGGCGACCTGGGCATCCGCCAGCTGTTCCAGCACCCGACGGTGGCCGGGCTGGCCGCCTGCCTGGCGCAGGGCTCCGCGGCCGGGGCGGCCCCCCGGCCGGCCCTGACCGCGGTGGCGGAGCGGCCCGAGGCCCCGCCGCTGTCGGCCGCCCAGCGCCGGCTGTGGTTCCTGAGCCGGGCGGGCCAGTCCGCCGGCTACCACTGCCCGTTCGCGCTGCGGCTGCGCGGCCCACTGGACACCGCGGCGCTGGCCGCGGCCCTGGGAGACGTCACCGACCGGCACGAAGCCCTGCGCACGGTGTTCCCGGAGGCGACGGGCGAGCCGTACCAGCGCGTGCTGCCGGCAGGGGGCGGCGTTCCGCTGGAGCTGGTGGAGTGCGGTCCGCAGGGCACCGCGGCGGCCCTCGACGCGCTGCTGGCGCGCCCGTTCGACCTGGCCGGCCAGCCCCCCGTACGGGCGGCGCTGCTCGCGGCCGGGCCGCAGGAGTGGGTGCTGGCCCTGGTCGTGCACCACATCGCGCTCGACGGGTGGTCCTGGGGGCCGCTGTTCCGGGACCTGTCCGAGGCGTACGCCTCCCGGTGCGCGGGCGCCGCGCCCGCCTTCGCCCCGCTGCCGGTGCAGTACGCCGACTACACGCTGTGGCAGCGGGAGCTGCTCGGCTCGGAGGACGACCCGGCGAGCCCGGTCTCACGCCAACTCGCCTTCTGGACCGACGCGCTGGCCGGTGCGCCCGCCGAGCTGTCCCTGCCCTACGACCGGCCGCGCCGGGCGGCGGCGGACTTCGCGGGCGGCTCCGCCCCCGTCGTCCTGGACGCCGAGCTGCACGGCCGGCTGCTGGAACTGGCCCGCGAGCACGGCTGCACCCTCTTCATGGTGGTGCAGGCGGCGCTGGCCGTGACCCTGTCCCGGCTCGGCGCGGGGGACGACGTACCGATCGGGACGCCCGTCGCGGGCCGCACGGACGAGGCCCTGGACGACCTCGTCGGCTTCTTCGTCAACACCCTCGTCCTGCGCACAGACGTCTCGGGCGATCCGACCTTCGCCGAACTCCTGGGCCGGGTGAGGGAGATCGACCTCGCGGCGCACGAGCACCAGGACGTGCCCTTCGAGCGGGTCGTGGAGGCGGTCAACCCCGAGCGCTCCCTCGCCCGCCACCCCCTCTTCCAGGTGCTGCTCCAGGTGCAGGCAGGCGAGGACGGCACGCTCGCGCTGCCCGGCCTCGACGTACGCCCCGAGCCCTTCCGCTTCGACGTCGCCCAGTTCGACCTGACGCTGGACGTCCAGGAGCACCGGGACGCCGAGGGCCGCCCCGCCGGGATCTCGGGCTTCCTGGAGTACGCCGCCGAGCTGTTCGACCACGCCACCGCCGAGGACCTCGCCGCGACCCTGGTACGGATGGTCCGGCTGCTCGCAGCGGCGCCGGGGCTGCCGATCGGGGCCGCCGACCCGCTGACCCCCGCGGCCCGCCGGCGGGCGCTGGTGGAGTGGAACGACACCGCGCTGCCGGTTCCGGAGGCCACCGTGCCCGAACTGTTCGCGGCGCGGGCCGCCCTCGCCCCGGACGCGACCGCGCTGGTGCACGGCGCCGAGCGGATCGGCTTCGCCGCCCTCGACGCCTGGTCGGACCGGCTCGCCCATCGCCTGGTGCGGGACGGGGCGGGTCCGGAGCGGCTGGTGGCCATCGCCCTGCCCCGCTCCCCGGCGGCGGTGGCCGCGATGCTGGCCGTCCTCAAGGCCGGTGCGGCCTTCGTCATGGTGGACACCGGATACCCGGCCGGGCGGATCGCGCACATGCTGGCCGACTCCTCCCCGGCGCTGCTGGTCACGGATTCCGCGACCGCACCGCTGCTGCCGTCCGCGGAGTTCCCGCTCGTCCTCACCGACGAGGCGGACGAGGCGGACGAGGTGGACGAGGTGGACACCGCCGCCCTCGCGCCCGGTGCCGGGCAGCTGCGGCCGCCCCGGCCGGGCGACGCCGCCTACGTCGTGTACACCTCGGGGTCCACGGGCCGGCCCAAGGGCGTCGTGGTCGACCACGCCGCGCTGCGCAACCTGTACGCCTTCCACCGCGCCCACACCATGGCCGAGGCGGAACGGACCGCCCTCGGTAGGCGGTTGCGGGTGGCGCTGGTGGCCTCGCTCTCCTTCGACGCCTCCTGGGACGCCCTGTTGTGGATGGTGGCCGGGCACGAACTCCACCTGATCGGCGACGCCGAGCGGCACGATGGCGCCGCCTTCGTCCGGTATGCCGCCGACGCCGCCCTCGACGTCGTCGACACCACCCCCACGCACGCCGAGCACCTGATCGAGGAGGGCCTGCTCGACGCCCCGCCGCGGCTGCTGCTGATCGGCGGGGAGGCCGCGGGCGAGGGGCTGTGGAGCCGGCTGCGCGCCACGGAGGGGATGCTCGCCTACAACCTGTACGGACCCACCGAGTGCACGGTCGACGCCCTGTGGTGGGACACCGCGCACAGCGAACGCCCGCTCATCGGCGGTCCGGTCGCCAACACCCGTGCCTACGTGCTCGACGCGGTGCTGCGGCCGGTGGCGCCGGGGGTGCCCGGCGAGCTGTACCTGGCGGGTGCCGGGCTGGCCCGGGGCTACCTGCGGCGCCCGGGCACGACGGCGGAGCGGTTCGTGGCCTGCCCGTTCGAGGACGGGGCGCGCATGTACCGCACCGGCGACCTCGTCCGCCGGGACGGCGAGGGCCGCATGGAGTACCTCGGCCGCGCCGACGACCAGGTCAAGATCCGCGGCTTCCGCATCGAACCCGGCGAGATCGAGGCCGCGCTCGCGGCGGCGCCCGGGGTGGACCGGGCCGCGGTCACCGTCCGGGAGGACGGACCCGGCGGTGCGAAGCGGCTGGTCGGGTACGTCGTCCCGGCCTCCGGCGGCGACGGCGGTACGGCCTCCGGCGGCGGTACGGCCTCCGCGGTGGACGCGGCGGGCCTGCGCGCCCACCTGGCGGGGATGCTCCCGGCACACATGGTGCCGTCGGCGTTCGTCGTGCTGGACGCCTTCCCACGGACCCCGAACGACAAGCTCGACCGGGCTGCGCTGCCCGCGCCGGATCCCGGCGAAGCCGAGGACGGCCGCGTGGGCCGGGCGCCGCGCGGCCGACGCGAGAAGGTCCTGGCGGGCCTGTTCGCCCAGGTGCTGGGGCTGCCCACGGACTCCGTGGGTGCCGACGCCGGCTTCTTCGACCTGGGCGGTCACTCCCTCCTGGCGGCCCGGCTGATGGCCCGGGTACGCGAGGCGCTGGGCGAGGAGCTCGGGATCCAAGACCTGTTCGCCGCGCCCACGGCCGCGGGGCTCGCCGCCCGCTGCGGCGGCCCGGTGTCGCGTGGGGACGCGGACCCGCTGGCGCCACTGGTCACGCTGCGCACGGGGGCGCCCGGCACGCCCGCGCTGTTCTGCGTCCACCCGGGCGCGGGCACCGGCTGGGTGTACCGGGGGCTGCTGGAGCACCTGGATCCGCAGCGGTCCGTGCACGCCCTGCAGTCGCGGGCGCTCAGCGCGCCGGAGGCGCGGCCCGGGAGCGTCACGGAGATGGCGGCGGAGTACGCGGCGCGGATCCGCGCGGTGCAGCCGCACGGCCCGTACCACCTGCTGGGCTGGTCCTTCGGGGCGGTGGTCGCGCACGCGGTGGCCGTGACGCTCCAGCAGGACGGTCAGGAGGTGGCCGGCCTCACCCTGCTCGATGGGTATCCGGCAGCCCCCGGCGAGCCGGCGGCCCCGGCCGCGGACCCGCTGCGGGACCTGCTGGAATCGCTCGGCTATCCGCCGCGGGAGGAGTGCGGCGCGGCCGAAGGGGTGCCGCTGACCCTCGCCGGGCTGATGGCGGCGGCCGCCGCCGAGGAGGGCCCGCTGTCGGTCTTCGACGGGGAGACCGTCGCCGCCCTCGGTGGGGCCTACGTCCACCACGACCGGCTGGCCGCCGCCCACCGTCCCGGGGTGTTCCGGGGTGGGGTGACGCTGGCCGCCGCCGCCCACGAGCAGGACGCGCCCGGGCCGCGGGTGTGGGAGCCGTACGTCACCGGCCCGGTCGCCCATCACGAAATACCCTGTGCGCACGGCGAGATGATGGCGTCCAAGCCCGCCGCCGAGATCGCCGCGCTGCTGGTCGAGGGCACGGTGGGCCGGTGAGCGCCGGTCGCGGCGCGCTGCGCCGCCGGGACTTCCGGCTGCTGTGGGCGGGGGAGTCCGTGAGCCAGTTCGGGAGCGCGGCCACCCGGGTCCTGCTGCCGCTGATCGCGGTGGACACACTGGACGCGGGGCCCTTCACGATGGGGGTGCTGGGCGCCGCGGCCTGGGTGCCGTGGCTGCTGTTCGGCCTGCCTGTGGGTGCGTGGACCGACCGGATGCGCCGCCGGCCGGTGATGATCGTGTGCAACGCGGTGTCGGCCCTGCTGATGCTGTCGCTGACCGCCACGGTCTGGCTGCAGGTCCTGACGACCGCTCAACTGATGCTGGTGGCGGTTCTGGCGGGCACCGCCGACGTGTTCTTCCGGGCCGCCTACAGCGCGTACCTGCCGACCCTACTGCCGCACGAGGAGCTCGCCGACGGCAACGCCCGGCTCCAGACCAGCGAATCGGTCGCGGAGGTCGTCGCACCGGGGGCGGGCGGGGCGCTGGCCCAGGCCGGGGGCGCGGCAGCCGGTTTCCTCGCCGACGGGCTGAGCTTCCTGGTCTCGACGGCGCTGCTGCTGCGCATCCGGACCCCGGAAGGCCCGCCGGGCGGCGAGGAACGGGCCGTCGGCCGACGGTCGTTGGTCACGGAGATCCGCGCGGGCGTGGCCTTTCTCGCCCGGGATCCGTTCCTGCGGACGATCCTGCTGTGCGACGCGGCGATGAACCTGTTCCTGGCCGGGGCGCAGTCCCTGTCGATCCTGTTCCTGAGCCGGACGGTGGGTGTGCCGGGCGCGCTGATCGGTGTCCTGATCGCGCTGGCCGGGCTGGGCGGGGTCCTGGGCTCGGTGGTCTCACCGCACCTGGCCCGCCGGTTCGGGACGGCCCGGGCGGTCCTGTTGTGCGCCTTCTGCGGAGGCCCGTTCGGGCTGCTGATCCCGCTCACCACGGACGGGGTGGGGCTGCTGGCCTTCCTGGTCGGGGAGTTCTGCCTGATGACCGGGGTGGTCGCCGGGAACGTCATCATCGTGAGCTTCCGGCAGGCGTACTGCCCACCGGACATGCTGGGTCGGGTCGGCTCCACCATCCGCTTCGTGATGTACGGAACGATTCCCGTCGGCAGCCTCCTCGGCGGCTCCCTCGGCGCCCTCCTCGGCGAACGCGACGCCCTGTGGCTCCTCTACGGCGGCAACGCGCTGTGCGCCCTGCTCCTCCTGACGGGCCCACTCCGCGCCGGGCAGGACCTCCCGACGGTCCCGGAGCCGGCCCAGGAGGGGAACGGGGTCGCCCCGTGAGCGGCCCAGGAGCCGGCTTCTCCCTGGAATGGCAGGTCAGCGCCAGGACCAGGTCCTTATGCCGCCGCGCGAGACCGCATTCAGGGGTGGGCGGGCGACGAAGGAGAATCCGCTGATCTGCCGGTACGCCGCATCACGGAAGACGAGCGGGCCGGACACCCACTCCTTCGACGCCGCCACCGGCGATGAGGAGGAGGACCGCAGTGGCCCAGGTTTTCTCCCCAAGTGGTGCACATTCGCTGCCCGTTACGGAGCTCTGGCCCACTGGTCGTGGCGTGGCCAGGCAGGATGATCAGAGGGCGATGGAGAGGCATGGACCGTGTGCGGCTACGGCGATGCGTCGCCGTAGCCGCCATCCGAACCGTTCGGGTTCCCGCCACGAGCCGACCCATGCTCAGTGTGGAGGTTCTCGCACGCCGCAGCCGCGTGGCCAGGGCAGGTCTCGCTCTCCCCGGAGGCGGTGGCCGGGTGCGGTCAGGTCGGGCCGTAACCCGGGTATCCGTTGACGAAGGCTTCGTAGAGCAGGTAGGCATTTGCGGACTCGACCACGAGGCCGAAGAGGACGAGGAACATGGTCACGGCCACGGAGCCGGCCTTCTCGCCGCGGGACTCCGGGACCCGCACGATGTGCGGCTTGTCCGGGTGGTAGGCGGCCTCGACGGTCGGACCGCCGCCGCGATGGTGCAGGGTCCGCTTCTCCCCGTGCAGGTCCGTGTAGACGTACGTGCCGAATCCGCCGCCCATGATGCGCGAGTGTCCGACCTGTCGGGCCTGGACCGTGATGCCGTCGCGCGGCAGGTACCACTGGAGGTAGAGGTCCTCCACACCCATCCGCGCGTAGGCCAGGCTCGCCGCGCCGACCGGCCCGACGAGCAGGGTCAGGAGCGCGACGATCCACTGGCCGTGGATGCCGACGGCGAGCGCGAGGGCGAAGAAGACGGACCCGACCGAGACCAGCCCGATCCGCGTCCTGCGACGGCCTCTGCGTCTTCGTTCCTCGTCCGGCGTCTCGGTCAGGACCCGCACGACGACCAGCGCCGAGCCGTCGACCGGTTCGGCCCCGGCCGCGCGTTCGGGCAGGTTCGCGGTGACCGCGTCGGCGAAGAGCGCCGCGGCGGCCTCGCTCACGTCGGCCAGCGCGTGCACGGCGGGCGCCGCCCCTGCGCGTGCGGTGAGTTCGACGGCGAGCGTGCGCCCTTCGGCGCGGATACGTGCGACGGCCGGGAGCGGGATCCGCACCTCCTCGTCGGGGCGACGCAGGACGAGTGCCCCGTCCTCGTAACGGAGCGTGGCTCCGAGGGAGTTGCGGAGAACAGGTATG
This window encodes:
- a CDS encoding MFS transporter yields the protein MSAGRGALRRRDFRLLWAGESVSQFGSAATRVLLPLIAVDTLDAGPFTMGVLGAAAWVPWLLFGLPVGAWTDRMRRRPVMIVCNAVSALLMLSLTATVWLQVLTTAQLMLVAVLAGTADVFFRAAYSAYLPTLLPHEELADGNARLQTSESVAEVVAPGAGGALAQAGGAAAGFLADGLSFLVSTALLLRIRTPEGPPGGEERAVGRRSLVTEIRAGVAFLARDPFLRTILLCDAAMNLFLAGAQSLSILFLSRTVGVPGALIGVLIALAGLGGVLGSVVSPHLARRFGTARAVLLCAFCGGPFGLLIPLTTDGVGLLAFLVGEFCLMTGVVAGNVIIVSFRQAYCPPDMLGRVGSTIRFVMYGTIPVGSLLGGSLGALLGERDALWLLYGGNALCALLLLTGPLRAGQDLPTVPEPAQEGNGVAP
- a CDS encoding non-ribosomal peptide synthetase is translated as MFPVSSAQRRLWFLSRLGETGAAYNCPLTTRLRGPLDPQALTAALGDLTGRHEVLRTVFPEVDGEPVQHITDAAPELPLVRLGEPELADALAAEAGHVFDITTELPLRARLFALDDEEWVLALVIHHIATDGWSWGPLLTDLATAYAARCAGAAPAFEPLPVQYRDYTLWQRELLGAEDDPESLLAAQLAFWTRELAGTPAELALPADRPRPQVASFAGGSVPLELDAQLHGRLLELARQHGCTLFMVLQAGLSVLLSRLGAGTDIPIGTVVAGRTDEALDDLVGFFVNTLVLRTDLSGDPTFTDLLERVRESDLAAFEHQEVPFEQVVEAVNPERSLGRHPLFQVMMTLDSGAGPVFTLPGLESAEQPAAWDVAKFDLTADFQEQWDAGGAPAGIGGSLEYATDLFDRATAEDLAAALARVLERLAADPAAPVGRTDPLSVEQRALVLSGWNDTAAPVPAGTLPELFEERAARTPGATALVFRDTALTFAELDGRADALAHRLAGHGVGPEHLVALALPRSADSVVALLAVLKAGAAFVPVDTDYPAERIAHLLSTTTTVVTDAATAPGLPDTGGVRILVDAPGAAPAGSAGPVPGRRLLPGSAAYVIHTSGSTGEPKGVVIDHAGLRNLYAFHRAGVIARAEELHDGRRMRMALTAALSFDTSWEGLLWMVAGHELHLVDDDTRRDAAALVRHIARAGIDALDVTPTYAEQLVEEGLLDDPVHRPKVLLLGGEAAGAALWTRVRAADGMLCHNLYGPTECSVDTLWWDAAASEEPLVGRPLANTRAYVLDAGLQPVAPGVPGELYLAGPSLARGYLNRPALTAGRFVACPFEDGARMYRTGDLVRWDREGRIEYLGRADDQVKIRGFRIEPGEIEACLRAFPDVAQAAVLARDGGPAGKRLVAYVVAAAGRSADPAALRGRLAAQLPDHMVPSAFVVLDAFPMNRNGKLDRAALPAPDFGALLSSCAPRGPREELLAELFAQVLGLPSVGAEDSFFELGGHSLLATRLLSRIRAVLGGDLGIRQLFQHPTVAGLAACLAQGSAAGAAPRPALTAVAERPEAPPLSAAQRRLWFLSRAGQSAGYHCPFALRLRGPLDTAALAAALGDVTDRHEALRTVFPEATGEPYQRVLPAGGGVPLELVECGPQGTAAALDALLARPFDLAGQPPVRAALLAAGPQEWVLALVVHHIALDGWSWGPLFRDLSEAYASRCAGAAPAFAPLPVQYADYTLWQRELLGSEDDPASPVSRQLAFWTDALAGAPAELSLPYDRPRRAAADFAGGSAPVVLDAELHGRLLELAREHGCTLFMVVQAALAVTLSRLGAGDDVPIGTPVAGRTDEALDDLVGFFVNTLVLRTDVSGDPTFAELLGRVREIDLAAHEHQDVPFERVVEAVNPERSLARHPLFQVLLQVQAGEDGTLALPGLDVRPEPFRFDVAQFDLTLDVQEHRDAEGRPAGISGFLEYAAELFDHATAEDLAATLVRMVRLLAAAPGLPIGAADPLTPAARRRALVEWNDTALPVPEATVPELFAARAALAPDATALVHGAERIGFAALDAWSDRLAHRLVRDGAGPERLVAIALPRSPAAVAAMLAVLKAGAAFVMVDTGYPAGRIAHMLADSSPALLVTDSATAPLLPSAEFPLVLTDEADEADEVDEVDTAALAPGAGQLRPPRPGDAAYVVYTSGSTGRPKGVVVDHAALRNLYAFHRAHTMAEAERTALGRRLRVALVASLSFDASWDALLWMVAGHELHLIGDAERHDGAAFVRYAADAALDVVDTTPTHAEHLIEEGLLDAPPRLLLIGGEAAGEGLWSRLRATEGMLAYNLYGPTECTVDALWWDTAHSERPLIGGPVANTRAYVLDAVLRPVAPGVPGELYLAGAGLARGYLRRPGTTAERFVACPFEDGARMYRTGDLVRRDGEGRMEYLGRADDQVKIRGFRIEPGEIEAALAAAPGVDRAAVTVREDGPGGAKRLVGYVVPASGGDGGTASGGGTASAVDAAGLRAHLAGMLPAHMVPSAFVVLDAFPRTPNDKLDRAALPAPDPGEAEDGRVGRAPRGRREKVLAGLFAQVLGLPTDSVGADAGFFDLGGHSLLAARLMARVREALGEELGIQDLFAAPTAAGLAARCGGPVSRGDADPLAPLVTLRTGAPGTPALFCVHPGAGTGWVYRGLLEHLDPQRSVHALQSRALSAPEARPGSVTEMAAEYAARIRAVQPHGPYHLLGWSFGAVVAHAVAVTLQQDGQEVAGLTLLDGYPAAPGEPAAPAADPLRDLLESLGYPPREECGAAEGVPLTLAGLMAAAAAEEGPLSVFDGETVAALGGAYVHHDRLAAAHRPGVFRGGVTLAAAAHEQDAPGPRVWEPYVTGPVAHHEIPCAHGEMMASKPAAEIAALLVEGTVGR